One window of the Gemmatimonadota bacterium genome contains the following:
- a CDS encoding TetR family transcriptional regulator — MGRTSDAKERLIQAAMDLFFTRSYTDVGVQELCKAAGVKKG, encoded by the coding sequence ATGGGACGCACAAGCGATGCAAAAGAGCGGCTGATACAGGCTGCGATGGATCTATTTTTTACGCGCAGTTATACCGATGTGGGCGTGCAGGAATTGTGCAAAGCTGCCGGGGTAAAAAAGGGGAG